One window of Brevibacillus choshinensis genomic DNA carries:
- a CDS encoding efflux RND transporter permease subunit: MNLSELSIKRPVTMIMLTVAMLIFGFVSLPRLAIDLMPDLNFPVAVVVTSVDGGSPSEVEKLVTKPIENALGTVSDLDSISSVSVEGASQVILMFNWGTDLDQATLDMREKVDQVRGALPDSAHAPRVLRIDPNSQPIIQFAVTGDQDVNKLKSMAEDLIQSRLERIDGVASASISGGQDRIIDVVVDPAKLAAYGLTLDQIQQSLSSSNLSGSAGAVREGDGKLNIRVQGEFANVEQIALTPISLGLGGSLRLSDIAQVKDTTEEVSQLSYVNGKPSLGISITKGSGGNTIEVADEVKKEMEKIKKDLPDNIQITTTLDTSTYIKDSIYTTAEHALLGGLVGIILLFFFLGSFQSMIIAIIVLPVSIVATFLLMYMTGQTINLISLSGLTLGLGSLIDFAVVMLENIFRQREKGKGMMEAALIGSKEVGTAVMASALAQICVFLPIALTEGIASELFGPLALTVVFSHIAALVFSLLLVPMLSSRILKKVPEHGNRKDYKGWNPVIWFNIGFHKVEKAYAKLLGWSLGHRKTVMISAVVMMVGSLALTPLIGAEFIPSMDQGQVSVSIKMPNGTVLAETEKVTKQVEDIVNQVPEKDIVATSIGSNGSPLASTLSSNQATITLMLVDVTERQRSSDDVVMDLTEKLKSIAGPEIKVSAAQGMSTGSPVELTVRGDDLDVLKDISGIIKGEVESVPGTNNVTTSLEESRQEFEVKVDAEKASLYGLTTGQILSSVRTSFQGQTVTKYRTGDDEIDIKLQLPKNYQEDINYLNNLRISAQGGAQVALSSVASISKVDVPLTINRSNMTREVKITSDLAGRDLNSVSKDIQAKVDKLNLPDGYKLEFGGQSQDMAESFGSLALAIVLSVVLLYMVMAAQFESLYSPFIIMFSVPPTVTGVLLGLLVTGTPISVSVLIGYILLIGLVVNNAIVLIDYVNQLRAQGWELRDAILHAGPIRLRPILMTTLTTILAIGPLAFSGGSGTETQAPMAVTVIFGLSFATLITLVLVPVVTSWFDDMGKKRRDRKAKRKAKKEAKKNAKNAPALEV; this comes from the coding sequence TTGAATTTGTCAGAACTCTCGATTAAACGCCCCGTCACGATGATCATGCTGACGGTGGCCATGCTTATTTTTGGCTTCGTGTCTCTCCCGCGTCTGGCGATCGATTTGATGCCTGACTTGAACTTTCCAGTAGCGGTCGTTGTTACGTCCGTCGATGGGGGTTCACCGAGCGAGGTAGAGAAACTGGTTACGAAGCCGATTGAAAATGCTCTGGGGACGGTTTCAGACCTAGATAGTATTTCCTCGGTCTCCGTAGAAGGTGCTTCCCAGGTCATCCTGATGTTCAACTGGGGAACAGATCTGGATCAAGCAACGCTGGATATGCGGGAAAAAGTGGATCAGGTTCGAGGAGCACTGCCTGACTCCGCACACGCACCACGTGTATTGCGTATCGATCCAAACAGCCAGCCGATCATCCAGTTTGCTGTAACGGGTGATCAGGATGTAAACAAGTTGAAATCAATGGCTGAAGATTTGATCCAATCCCGCTTGGAGCGGATCGATGGTGTAGCATCTGCCTCCATCAGTGGTGGTCAAGATCGCATCATCGATGTCGTCGTAGACCCTGCGAAGCTAGCAGCTTACGGATTGACACTCGATCAGATCCAGCAATCCTTGAGTAGTAGCAACCTTTCCGGTTCAGCAGGTGCTGTTCGTGAAGGGGACGGAAAATTAAACATCCGGGTACAAGGTGAATTTGCCAACGTAGAGCAAATTGCTTTGACTCCAATTTCATTAGGGTTGGGCGGTTCCCTTCGCTTGAGTGACATTGCCCAAGTGAAGGATACTACGGAAGAAGTCTCGCAATTAAGCTATGTAAATGGAAAGCCAAGTCTGGGTATTTCCATCACGAAGGGTTCTGGTGGGAACACCATTGAAGTAGCCGATGAAGTGAAAAAAGAGATGGAAAAGATCAAAAAGGATTTGCCTGATAACATTCAGATAACGACAACGCTTGATACGTCAACCTACATCAAGGACTCCATCTATACAACAGCAGAGCATGCGCTGTTGGGTGGGTTGGTCGGGATTATCCTGTTGTTCTTCTTCCTGGGAAGCTTCCAGTCGATGATCATCGCTATCATCGTATTGCCTGTTTCGATCGTGGCAACCTTCCTGCTCATGTATATGACGGGGCAGACGATCAACTTGATCTCCCTATCCGGTTTGACGTTAGGTCTGGGGTCACTGATTGACTTCGCGGTCGTAATGCTGGAGAACATCTTCCGTCAACGAGAAAAAGGAAAAGGCATGATGGAAGCAGCGTTGATTGGTTCCAAAGAAGTTGGGACGGCCGTTATGGCATCCGCTCTGGCGCAAATTTGCGTTTTCTTGCCAATTGCTTTGACGGAAGGGATCGCGTCAGAATTGTTTGGTCCATTGGCGCTGACGGTCGTATTCTCCCACATCGCTGCGCTGGTGTTTTCGCTTTTGCTCGTTCCTATGTTGAGCTCGCGCATTCTGAAAAAAGTGCCGGAACATGGGAATCGCAAAGATTACAAAGGTTGGAACCCCGTTATTTGGTTCAATATTGGATTCCATAAAGTGGAAAAGGCTTATGCGAAATTGCTGGGCTGGTCGCTGGGTCACCGCAAAACCGTCATGATCTCTGCGGTTGTAATGATGGTAGGTTCCCTGGCACTGACGCCATTGATCGGTGCAGAGTTTATTCCAAGCATGGACCAAGGCCAAGTATCGGTTTCCATCAAGATGCCAAACGGCACGGTGTTGGCTGAGACTGAAAAAGTAACCAAACAAGTAGAAGACATCGTAAATCAGGTGCCTGAAAAGGACATCGTTGCTACTTCTATCGGTAGCAACGGCTCGCCACTTGCAAGTACCTTGTCATCGAATCAGGCGACGATCACTTTGATGCTGGTGGATGTAACGGAGCGACAACGATCATCAGATGATGTCGTGATGGATTTAACGGAAAAACTGAAGTCGATTGCTGGTCCTGAAATTAAAGTAAGTGCTGCCCAAGGGATGTCTACGGGATCTCCTGTCGAGCTGACCGTTCGCGGGGATGACCTCGATGTACTCAAAGACATCAGTGGCATCATCAAAGGCGAAGTAGAAAGTGTGCCAGGTACGAATAACGTAACAACCAGCTTGGAAGAATCCAGACAGGAATTTGAAGTGAAGGTAGACGCGGAAAAGGCAAGTCTGTACGGCTTGACTACTGGTCAAATCCTTTCTTCTGTACGGACTTCTTTCCAAGGTCAGACGGTTACGAAATATCGTACAGGTGATGACGAAATTGACATTAAGCTGCAGTTGCCTAAAAATTATCAGGAAGATATCAACTACTTGAACAATCTGCGCATTTCTGCACAAGGCGGGGCGCAAGTAGCTCTTTCTTCTGTCGCATCGATTAGCAAAGTAGACGTTCCATTGACCATTAATCGTTCCAACATGACTCGTGAAGTGAAAATTACGAGTGATTTGGCTGGACGTGACCTGAATTCCGTTTCGAAAGACATTCAGGCAAAAGTGGATAAACTGAACCTTCCTGACGGATACAAATTGGAATTCGGTGGACAAAGTCAGGACATGGCGGAATCGTTTGGTAGTCTGGCGCTTGCGATTGTATTATCCGTCGTGTTGCTCTACATGGTAATGGCAGCACAGTTTGAATCTCTGTACAGTCCGTTCATCATCATGTTCTCCGTTCCACCGACAGTCACAGGCGTACTGCTTGGCTTGCTCGTAACAGGAACGCCGATCAGCGTATCCGTATTGATCGGTTACATCCTGCTGATCGGTCTGGTCGTGAACAACGCGATCGTACTGATCGACTACGTCAACCAATTGCGTGCACAGGGCTGGGAATTGCGCGATGCGATCTTACATGCGGGTCCAATCCGCCTGCGACCTATCTTGATGACTACGTTGACAACGATTCTGGCAATCGGACCGCTGGCATTCTCCGGCGGATCGGGTACAGAAACACAAGCACCAATGGCGGTTACCGTTATCTTTGGTTTGAGCTTCGCCACACTGATTACGCTTGTCCTGGTGCCTGTCGTTACTTCGTGGTTTGATGATATGGGCAAAAAGCGTCGTGATCGCAAAGCAAAACGAAAAGCAAAGAAAGAAGCTAAGAAAAACGCCAAAAACGCTCCCGCTTTGGAAGTGTAG
- a CDS encoding efflux RND transporter periplasmic adaptor subunit — translation MIKVNKPVILALLAISLVAGCSSPQAAETPTEKTESATPVQVEQVATGTVNSESGLTAKLAPSEEVQITPKVNGKITSLPVKLGQHVNKGQLLFKIDEQDLSNSVQQAEAAYRVAQANLKQTNSSSDQGLVQARNGLKQAEQALADAKLNQQRMHQLFTQGAISSQQMEQANTQLTNAQTSFANAQQSLQAAQQKTGTQVSEASVNQSAVSLQNARESLANATVTAPISGFVSSVTGAVGQMAGQQPVVVIVNTNPLLVKANLSEADITKVKVGTAVKVNVQSTGNTIDAKVTAVSPVMDSSLKAYPIEITIPNADNALKSDMVVNVTFPNVSSEQKDSLVISRKAVFEREGKQYVFKLEGDVAKQVEVATGAGSSDTIEITSGLAAGDQIVVKGQTLLHDGSKVSIQK, via the coding sequence ATGATTAAAGTCAATAAACCCGTCATTCTAGCGTTGCTCGCCATCAGTTTGGTGGCAGGTTGTTCCAGCCCGCAAGCGGCAGAAACGCCAACAGAAAAGACGGAGTCAGCTACACCCGTTCAGGTGGAGCAAGTAGCCACCGGTACAGTCAACTCCGAATCTGGGCTGACTGCCAAACTGGCACCGAGTGAGGAAGTGCAGATCACTCCGAAAGTAAACGGAAAGATCACGTCACTTCCAGTGAAACTGGGGCAGCATGTCAATAAAGGACAGCTGTTGTTCAAAATTGACGAACAAGACCTGAGCAACAGTGTGCAGCAGGCTGAAGCCGCTTATCGTGTCGCTCAGGCGAACCTGAAACAAACCAATAGCAGCTCCGACCAAGGTCTGGTTCAAGCGAGAAATGGCTTGAAACAGGCTGAACAAGCACTCGCAGATGCCAAGCTGAATCAGCAACGGATGCATCAATTGTTTACCCAAGGTGCGATTTCATCCCAACAGATGGAGCAAGCCAATACGCAATTGACAAATGCACAGACCTCTTTTGCAAATGCTCAGCAAAGCCTGCAAGCCGCTCAACAAAAGACCGGAACGCAAGTATCTGAGGCATCGGTCAACCAATCCGCAGTCAGTCTGCAAAATGCGCGTGAGTCGTTGGCAAACGCTACGGTTACAGCTCCCATCAGCGGTTTCGTGTCCAGTGTGACAGGAGCAGTCGGACAAATGGCAGGACAACAACCGGTAGTTGTGATCGTGAATACGAATCCTTTGCTGGTGAAAGCGAATTTGTCTGAAGCAGATATTACCAAAGTGAAGGTCGGTACAGCTGTTAAGGTAAACGTGCAATCGACAGGAAACACGATCGACGCAAAAGTGACTGCTGTGAGTCCAGTCATGGATTCTTCACTCAAAGCTTATCCGATTGAAATAACCATTCCGAATGCGGATAACGCACTGAAATCGGACATGGTCGTTAATGTAACATTCCCGAATGTTTCCTCCGAACAAAAGGACAGCTTGGTAATTTCTCGCAAAGCTGTGTTCGAGCGTGAAGGCAAACAATATGTATTCAAGCTGGAAGGCGACGTAGCCAAACAGGTAGAAGTGGCAACAGGCGCAGGTTCCAGCGATACGATCGAGATCACCTCAGGTTTGGCAGCAGGAGATCAGATCGTTGTGAAAGGTCAAACCCTTCTGCATGATGGCAGTAAAGTGAGCATTCAGAAGTAA
- a CDS encoding cytochrome c biogenesis CcdA family protein has translation MSGNLSILLAFGAGFLSFISPCCLPLYPSFLSYITGITVDEVKKGRTVFQKQALMHTLFFIIGFSIIFIALGLSTSWIGSLFVNQKDLIRQLGGILLVVIGLVMLQVFKMDWMMRSFKVDLKSRPLGYTGSILVGMTYAAGWTPCVGPILSGIIVMGVTDPSRALTYTLAYTLGFAIPFFVMTFFISKVSAIVKYSDQFMKVGGGIMILFGVLLYTDKLTDITRVLIQLFGGFTGF, from the coding sequence ATGTCTGGAAATCTTTCCATCTTGTTAGCTTTTGGTGCAGGCTTTCTCTCGTTTATTTCACCTTGCTGCTTACCGCTGTACCCGTCATTTTTATCATACATAACTGGGATCACCGTCGATGAAGTGAAAAAAGGGAGGACCGTCTTCCAAAAACAGGCTCTCATGCACACCTTGTTTTTCATCATCGGCTTTTCCATTATTTTCATCGCACTCGGTTTGTCTACCTCTTGGATCGGCAGCTTGTTTGTGAACCAAAAGGATTTGATTCGCCAGCTTGGCGGTATTTTGCTCGTGGTCATCGGACTCGTCATGCTTCAAGTGTTTAAAATGGATTGGATGATGCGCTCATTCAAAGTGGATTTAAAATCACGACCATTAGGGTATACTGGGTCCATACTGGTAGGAATGACGTACGCGGCTGGGTGGACGCCTTGCGTGGGACCGATTCTTTCCGGGATTATTGTCATGGGTGTGACGGATCCTTCTAGAGCATTGACGTACACGCTTGCTTATACCCTAGGGTTTGCCATTCCATTTTTTGTGATGACGTTCTTTATCAGCAAAGTAAGTGCGATCGTCAAATACTCCGACCAATTTATGAAAGTAGGCGGGGGCATCATGATTTTGTTCGGGGTGCTCTTGTATACAGATAAATTGACGGATATTACTCGTGTCCTGATTCAACTGTTCGGTGGCTTTACGGGCTTCTGA
- a CDS encoding TlpA family protein disulfide reductase — MNKLVLAMLVTVGVGYAVWQQPQESAAVVAEIQKPEVGYLAPHFTLTGLDNQVYKVEGKRTKPVILNFWASWCGPCRMEAPDLQKLHEKYKSQVDFYGVNVTNNDSPEAAAAFVQAYKLSFPIPMDVAGTVSNRYLIQAFPTTYLVDKEGVVRKKIIGMIDAATLELELRKLINE, encoded by the coding sequence ATGAACAAACTGGTGTTGGCGATGCTAGTGACTGTAGGTGTCGGCTATGCCGTTTGGCAGCAACCGCAGGAATCGGCCGCAGTCGTAGCAGAGATACAAAAGCCGGAGGTAGGTTATCTGGCTCCCCATTTCACCTTGACTGGCTTAGATAACCAGGTATATAAGGTCGAAGGAAAGCGAACCAAGCCCGTCATTCTCAACTTCTGGGCTTCCTGGTGTGGACCATGCCGTATGGAAGCGCCAGATCTGCAAAAGCTCCATGAGAAGTACAAGAGTCAAGTCGATTTTTACGGTGTCAACGTGACGAATAACGACAGCCCAGAAGCCGCGGCAGCTTTTGTCCAAGCTTACAAGCTATCCTTTCCGATCCCCATGGATGTCGCAGGTACGGTGTCCAATCGCTATTTGATCCAAGCCTTTCCGACGACCTATTTGGTGGATAAGGAAGGGGTCGTACGTAAGAAAATTATTGGAATGATCGACGCCGCTACACTTGAACTGGAATTGCGCAAGCTTATCAATGAATAA
- a CDS encoding YycC family protein: protein MRPLQISPETAIKLAEKLNVPLEQLMHMPQHILIQKMMELAKQEEDEGTKE, encoded by the coding sequence GTGCGTCCGTTGCAAATATCGCCCGAAACAGCCATTAAGCTGGCTGAAAAACTCAATGTTCCACTCGAGCAGCTCATGCATATGCCGCAACACATTTTAATTCAAAAAATGATGGAGCTGGCCAAACAGGAAGAAGACGAAGGAACAAAAGAGTAG
- a CDS encoding thioredoxin family protein, whose protein sequence is MSTNVSHKFRTGIKPQAFVDGMTKNQEAFQGWKESFSWPSEEDRAFFASLANRDDLRCLILAADWCGDVVRNVPVVLEALKDTEIPTEILIMEDHLEFMDENLTMGGRSIPVVIFADTGGHVLAKWGPRPKHVQDVMIAFKQKNPDRTAPDYDENIKAARAEMLQQYGDGPGYQAVIVKELRELLSSI, encoded by the coding sequence ATGTCGACCAATGTGTCCCATAAGTTTCGGACGGGGATTAAACCACAGGCGTTTGTGGATGGCATGACCAAAAATCAAGAGGCGTTCCAAGGCTGGAAGGAATCGTTTTCTTGGCCGAGTGAAGAAGATCGTGCGTTTTTTGCATCCCTCGCAAATCGGGATGACCTGCGTTGCTTGATACTGGCTGCAGATTGGTGCGGTGACGTAGTTCGCAACGTACCCGTGGTTCTGGAAGCACTAAAAGACACGGAGATCCCGACCGAAATCTTGATCATGGAAGACCATCTGGAATTCATGGATGAGAATCTCACGATGGGCGGTCGCTCCATCCCAGTCGTCATTTTTGCGGATACAGGTGGGCATGTACTGGCGAAGTGGGGCCCGCGTCCGAAGCATGTGCAAGATGTCATGATCGCATTCAAACAAAAGAATCCAGACCGCACTGCTCCTGACTATGATGAAAACATTAAAGCGGCTCGTGCGGAAATGCTTCAGCAATACGGAGATGGACCTGGTTACCAGGCGGTAATCGTAAAAGAGCTGAGAGAGCTGCTTTCTTCTATTTAA
- a CDS encoding tyrosine-type recombinase/integrase, translating into MASIQKRGDNSYLLVVESGYSANGKRLKRTKTIRITEKLTPKKLKEHLELELTKFKIDVESGEYISPEKMLFSEFVEKEWTKKFAEKELSPLTLITYLVHLKTHINPVFGHLQLSQIKTIHVVSFINELEKSRKDGKGDTLSASTVLYIYKVLKSVLDRATDWRLINRNPMDDTKQPKIERRKMKFYEENEVRDVIAALYEEPTHWRLYFLGAMLGGYRRGELLALEWDDVNFIENTFSLQKSISLTEDGKAVVKKPKTEESERIVVMPDWYIRELKDYYNEWKKVQQQCGDQWTAGNRQYVFHNGIGKPYYHTTPTATWHTFIKRHGLKHIRLHDLRHTAATLLIDAGVGLKAIQERLGHTKHQTTADLYAHVTKKVSREAAEKLDKFDPRGPGAE; encoded by the coding sequence GTGGCAAGTATTCAAAAACGTGGTGACAACTCTTATTTACTCGTTGTTGAATCTGGCTATTCTGCTAATGGAAAGCGCCTTAAGCGTACAAAAACAATTCGTATTACTGAAAAACTTACACCCAAGAAACTGAAAGAACATCTCGAACTCGAATTAACAAAATTTAAGATTGATGTTGAATCCGGTGAATATATCTCGCCTGAAAAAATGCTGTTCTCCGAATTCGTAGAGAAAGAATGGACTAAAAAGTTTGCCGAAAAAGAACTCAGTCCTCTTACTTTAATAACTTACTTGGTCCATTTAAAAACTCATATCAATCCTGTGTTTGGCCATCTACAGTTGAGCCAGATAAAAACCATTCATGTTGTAAGCTTTATCAATGAATTAGAAAAGTCCCGCAAGGATGGCAAAGGAGATACTTTATCCGCTTCTACTGTCTTGTATATTTATAAGGTATTAAAATCCGTCTTAGATAGAGCTACTGATTGGCGCCTTATAAATAGGAACCCAATGGATGATACAAAGCAGCCTAAGATTGAAAGGCGCAAGATGAAGTTTTATGAAGAAAACGAGGTACGAGATGTTATTGCTGCTCTATACGAAGAACCAACCCACTGGAGGCTGTATTTTCTTGGAGCCATGCTCGGTGGGTATAGACGAGGTGAGCTTCTGGCACTCGAGTGGGATGATGTTAATTTCATTGAAAACACTTTCTCACTTCAGAAAAGTATTTCTCTTACTGAAGATGGCAAAGCAGTCGTAAAAAAACCGAAGACCGAAGAATCTGAGCGCATCGTTGTCATGCCAGATTGGTACATACGGGAATTAAAAGATTATTACAACGAATGGAAAAAGGTGCAACAGCAATGTGGGGATCAATGGACGGCCGGGAATCGACAATACGTCTTTCACAATGGAATAGGAAAACCTTACTATCACACTACTCCTACCGCAACATGGCATACATTTATAAAGCGTCACGGGTTGAAACATATTAGGTTACATGATTTGCGCCACACTGCTGCTACCTTACTTATTGATGCTGGAGTGGGACTAAAAGCTATCCAGGAAAGATTGGGTCATACAAAGCATCAAACTACTGCTGACTTATACGCTCATGTAACCAAAAAGGTTAGTCGGGAAGCAGCTGAGAAATTAGACAAATTTGATCCGCGGGGACCAGGGGCAGAATAA
- a CDS encoding spore germination protein produces MNDLLGKWKSKNRAVKGQPMLIDLFPSLQKNKEYIQSQLFHSSDLKWRSIKFNQMEGLLVFLESLTDQQRIQKEIIQPIEEKKEGIVEEIISSMEFERKSDLSELPEALVQGKGILLFDGSAEAFVIGVAASYKRSITEPVNEAVVRGAHEGFIEHLITNLYLVRKRIENPNLVTRYYQVGKEAKAKLALLYMQDLANPDLVKEVDSRLGSIAMDTIFSPGFIAELIEDNPFSLFPQILFTERPDRAVAHLMEGRVVILSNEDPSALILPVTFFAFYQSPDDYQIRWVVGSFVRLIRLISFITSFLVPALYIAVVGFHPEILPSNLILFSV; encoded by the coding sequence ATGAACGATCTTTTAGGGAAATGGAAATCGAAAAACCGTGCAGTAAAAGGACAGCCCATGCTAATAGACCTGTTTCCTTCCTTGCAGAAAAATAAGGAATACATTCAAAGTCAGCTGTTTCATTCAAGTGATTTGAAGTGGCGGAGCATTAAGTTTAATCAAATGGAAGGACTCTTAGTATTTTTAGAATCTCTTACTGATCAACAAAGAATCCAAAAAGAGATTATTCAACCTATAGAAGAAAAGAAAGAAGGAATCGTGGAAGAAATCATATCTTCTATGGAGTTTGAGAGGAAATCTGATCTCAGCGAGTTGCCCGAGGCTTTAGTTCAAGGAAAAGGAATATTGTTATTTGATGGCTCAGCAGAAGCTTTTGTAATCGGAGTCGCGGCAAGTTATAAACGGAGTATCACGGAGCCGGTGAACGAAGCAGTTGTTCGCGGCGCTCATGAAGGCTTTATTGAGCACCTCATCACGAATCTGTATCTGGTACGAAAGCGTATTGAAAATCCGAACCTGGTCACTCGCTATTACCAGGTCGGAAAGGAAGCAAAAGCAAAATTGGCCCTTCTATATATGCAGGATCTGGCCAATCCGGATCTGGTTAAAGAGGTAGATTCGAGACTTGGTTCCATTGCGATGGACACCATCTTCTCACCTGGATTTATTGCCGAACTGATAGAAGACAACCCATTTTCTCTTTTTCCGCAAATCTTATTTACGGAAAGACCGGATCGGGCAGTAGCTCATCTCATGGAAGGCCGTGTTGTTATCTTATCTAACGAAGATCCGTCTGCGTTGATTTTGCCTGTGACTTTCTTTGCTTTTTATCAAAGCCCAGATGATTATCAAATCAGGTGGGTTGTCGGGTCGTTCGTCCGATTGATTCGCTTGATTAGCTTTATCACCTCTTTTCTAGTACCTGCTCTTTATATTGCCGTTGTCGGCTTTCATCCCGAAATTCTTCCTTCCAATTTGATCTTATTTTCAGTCTAA
- a CDS encoding ABC transporter ATP-binding protein: MSFIAETKSVERTFGRGAAAVRALQGVEMRVESGRLLVLKGRSGSGKTTLLNLLGGLDRPTAGSVYFQGREIGQLSDRERTRIRQKNMGFIFQSFGLIPLMSAAENVVFGLRLSGVPAAEWRERVRESLDCVGLSKRAHHRPFEMSGGEQQRCAIARAVASRPTLLLADEPTAELDSKTGLQISRLFRHLVDEGEMSIVMTTHDPGVMEVADDVYELEDGRIKDERYTAP; this comes from the coding sequence TTGTCGTTCATTGCAGAGACAAAAAGCGTAGAACGCACGTTTGGTCGAGGGGCAGCTGCCGTCAGAGCGCTACAGGGCGTAGAAATGCGCGTGGAGTCAGGGCGATTGCTCGTATTAAAGGGCAGATCAGGATCAGGAAAAACGACTCTTTTAAACCTTTTGGGCGGTCTCGATCGTCCGACGGCTGGAAGCGTGTACTTTCAGGGACGAGAAATCGGCCAGCTATCGGATCGTGAGCGAACGAGGATCAGGCAAAAGAACATGGGATTTATCTTTCAGTCGTTTGGCTTGATTCCGCTGATGTCAGCCGCTGAAAACGTCGTGTTTGGACTGCGTCTGTCAGGAGTGCCTGCTGCAGAATGGAGGGAGCGTGTTCGCGAATCGCTTGATTGCGTAGGGCTATCTAAACGGGCGCATCATCGTCCATTTGAGATGTCCGGTGGAGAACAGCAGCGCTGTGCGATTGCCAGAGCCGTTGCGAGCAGGCCGACACTACTTTTGGCGGATGAGCCGACAGCTGAGTTGGATAGTAAAACGGGTCTGCAAATTAGCCGTCTGTTTCGCCATCTGGTGGATGAAGGTGAAATGAGTATTGTCATGACGACGCATGATCCTGGTGTAATGGAGGTGGCGGACGATGTCTATGAATTGGAGGACGGTCGTATCAAGGATGAACGCTATACGGCGCCATAG
- a CDS encoding efflux RND transporter periplasmic adaptor subunit, whose amino-acid sequence MNAIRRHRKIKWAYLTVSLMLTGCSLFPKEEVVLAPPLVEPSPIKYEVAEVLQGTIVKSVKGNGSFTTVNTAELSFPETKELRLKSFSVQSGDQVKKGQLLAELDAADLEREIESARYEVEKAKLELLDAQRDNYYEVESAKLDVSKAEMNAKANETKLAKIEWDKALLDLAKLQDPKQRQYVVERARLNVKQKQMDLDNLQNRWTQTKLISPFDGIVLFVSNEQVGDEVDAHQTLITIGDPNKLFVMYIAPEKEALQDVKEGMKVILSGNGGENGEGTVVQTPLHVPSNLPEDLTKLYQRSLLISPKIPPKGLEIGTGVSIEVVLDKQDQALIIPRKALHEISGRKYVRVLDGNSKKEVDVETGIMNQTEVEIRKGLSAGQLVILE is encoded by the coding sequence ATGAACGCTATACGGCGCCATAGGAAAATAAAATGGGCGTACTTGACCGTTTCCCTTATGTTGACGGGCTGTTCCCTATTTCCTAAGGAAGAGGTGGTTCTGGCACCGCCATTAGTGGAGCCGTCACCCATCAAATACGAGGTGGCAGAAGTTTTGCAAGGGACGATTGTGAAAAGCGTGAAGGGAAACGGCTCCTTCACGACCGTGAATACGGCGGAGCTTTCTTTCCCGGAGACGAAGGAACTTCGTCTGAAGTCGTTCTCTGTCCAAAGCGGCGATCAGGTGAAAAAAGGACAATTACTCGCTGAATTGGATGCGGCTGACCTGGAGAGGGAGATCGAGTCGGCCCGGTATGAAGTGGAGAAGGCAAAGCTGGAGCTGCTTGATGCCCAGCGGGATAATTACTACGAAGTCGAATCTGCCAAGCTGGACGTTTCGAAGGCAGAGATGAATGCCAAGGCAAACGAGACCAAGCTGGCCAAGATCGAATGGGACAAGGCTCTGCTGGACTTGGCGAAATTGCAGGATCCCAAGCAGCGCCAGTACGTGGTTGAGCGTGCCAGGCTGAACGTGAAGCAAAAACAGATGGACCTGGACAACCTGCAAAATCGTTGGACCCAGACCAAGCTGATCTCGCCTTTTGACGGAATCGTGCTTTTCGTCAGCAACGAGCAGGTGGGGGATGAGGTGGACGCGCATCAAACGCTGATAACCATAGGCGATCCGAACAAGCTGTTCGTGATGTATATCGCTCCCGAGAAAGAGGCTCTGCAAGACGTTAAGGAAGGGATGAAAGTCATTCTCTCGGGCAATGGCGGCGAAAATGGCGAGGGGACGGTGGTTCAGACACCGCTGCATGTCCCATCCAATTTACCCGAGGATTTGACTAAGCTGTATCAGAGAAGTCTGCTCATCTCACCGAAAATCCCCCCGAAGGGCTTGGAAATCGGGACAGGGGTCAGCATCGAAGTGGTTTTGGACAAGCAGGATCAGGCGCTGATTATACCGCGAAAAGCGCTTCATGAAATATCGGGCAGGAAGTACGTTCGGGTGCTCGACGGGAATAGCAAGAAGGAAGTGGACGTGGAGACCGGTATCATGAACCAGACGGAGGTTGAGATTCGCAAAGGCCTTTCGGCAGGCCAACTGGTTATTTTGGAATAG